A part of Helicobacter fennelliae genomic DNA contains:
- a CDS encoding ABC transporter substrate-binding protein yields the protein MKHSKHSSQHKTFIQILLLAFIVNCGFGADYPFKYSDPKGYKTIIPKKPERIVVGGGMWPMPSLIVMLESSAKSLIYIPKASINAMKHSFLLDFYPEINAIQAGNSENIEELLKLNPDLFICHNASIKLCEAMKKSKIPTIEIGVSEWDYNSYETLKGWLDVIAPILNQEQKAQKILKWVKIIEQNASKHASQNPPKVLIIHRFDNDKSFSIGGIFANYLLKYSGATNAINDKNIINTTIEEIYRLNPDIIYLNNFNSLLPEDLLQSKLWQPLQAIQNKRVYKFPLGSYRPFAPGADLPILLLWLQAQNNPKSNINVLEQTKIYYKEVFDLNLTDTQLHSIFAPDKKAGLLE from the coding sequence ATGAAACATTCAAAACACTCATCACAACACAAAACATTCATACAGATTTTACTTCTAGCATTTATTGTAAATTGTGGCTTTGGCGCGGATTATCCATTTAAATACTCCGATCCAAAAGGCTATAAAACAATAATCCCCAAAAAGCCAGAGCGCATAGTCGTAGGAGGCGGAATGTGGCCTATGCCATCGCTCATTGTAATGCTTGAATCAAGCGCAAAATCGCTTATCTATATCCCAAAAGCGAGCATAAATGCGATGAAGCATTCATTTTTGCTTGATTTCTATCCCGAAATCAATGCCATACAAGCGGGCAATAGCGAAAATATCGAGGAGCTTTTAAAGCTTAATCCTGATTTATTTATCTGCCATAATGCAAGTATCAAACTCTGTGAAGCAATGAAAAAAAGCAAGATTCCAACGATTGAAATTGGCGTGAGTGAGTGGGATTACAACTCATACGAAACGCTCAAAGGCTGGCTTGATGTGATCGCACCAATCCTAAATCAAGAGCAAAAAGCACAAAAAATCCTCAAATGGGTCAAAATTATCGAGCAAAACGCAAGCAAACACGCAAGCCAGAATCCACCAAAAGTGCTTATCATTCATCGATTTGATAATGACAAATCCTTTAGCATTGGTGGAATCTTTGCAAACTATCTACTCAAATATAGTGGCGCGACAAACGCGATAAATGATAAAAATATCATCAATACAACGATTGAAGAGATTTACAGGCTCAATCCTGATATTATTTATCTCAATAATTTCAACTCCTTGCTTCCTGAGGATCTATTACAATCTAAGCTTTGGCAGCCACTTCAGGCTATCCAAAATAAGCGCGTATATAAGTTTCCGCTCGGATCGTATCGCCCCTTTGCGCCCGGTGCGGATTTGCCGATTTTGCTTTTGTGGCTTCAAGCCCAAAACAATCCAAAAAGCAACATTAATGTCTTAGAGCAAACCAAAATCTACTACAAAGAAGTGTTTGACCTCAACCTCACAGACACGCAATTACATAGTATTTTTGCGCCAGACAAAAAAGCGGGCTTGCTTGAATGA
- a CDS encoding acetate/propionate family kinase, producing MNVLVINCGSSSLKFQLIDTRTEGILASGICDRIGIDGSMLQYKNKNGVKSTKEMEILNHSRAVELVLEALTDSANGAISSLEEIAAVGHRIVHGGEYFQNSVLIDENVIKNIEDCAALAPLHNPAHIMGIHAALECMPNKPMVAVFDTAFHQSMSPKAYMYGVPYEWYEKHKVRRYGFHGTSHKYVSQRTAEFLGLDINHSKIIVCHLGNGSSISAIKNGKCLDTSMGLTPLEGLIMGTRSGDLDPAILDYIADREGLNTKAIVNILNKKSGVLGISGISSDFRDLLDADLKGHERAKLARAAFAYRVLKYVGSYCAVLIGVDAISFCGGVGENAKFIRGMIVEHLEFLGIKLDVEANNICGQEVVISTPDSKVKVCVVPTNEELVIARDTATIVLQL from the coding sequence ATGAATGTTTTGGTGATAAATTGCGGGAGCTCATCTTTAAAGTTTCAGCTCATAGACACACGCACAGAAGGGATTCTAGCTTCAGGGATTTGCGATAGGATCGGCATTGATGGCTCGATGCTCCAATACAAAAACAAAAATGGCGTCAAAAGCACAAAAGAAATGGAGATCTTAAACCACTCCCGCGCTGTGGAGCTTGTGCTAGAGGCACTCACAGATTCTGCAAACGGCGCGATTAGCTCACTTGAAGAGATTGCAGCAGTAGGGCATAGGATCGTGCATGGTGGCGAGTATTTCCAAAACTCTGTGCTGATTGATGAGAATGTGATAAAAAACATCGAGGATTGCGCCGCGCTTGCACCTTTGCATAATCCAGCGCATATTATGGGCATACACGCCGCGCTAGAGTGTATGCCAAATAAGCCAATGGTAGCAGTTTTTGACACTGCGTTTCATCAGAGCATGTCACCAAAGGCATATATGTATGGCGTGCCTTATGAATGGTATGAAAAGCACAAAGTGCGCAGATACGGCTTCCATGGGACAAGCCACAAATATGTCTCGCAGCGCACTGCGGAATTCTTGGGGCTTGATATTAATCACTCAAAAATCATTGTCTGCCACCTTGGCAATGGCTCTTCAATAAGCGCGATAAAAAATGGCAAATGCCTTGACACAAGCATGGGACTAACACCGCTTGAAGGGCTTATTATGGGGACGCGTAGTGGGGATTTGGACCCGGCAATTTTGGACTATATCGCCGATAGAGAGGGGCTAAACACTAAGGCAATAGTCAATATTCTTAACAAAAAATCGGGCGTGCTAGGGATCTCTGGAATCTCAAGTGATTTTAGGGATCTGCTTGATGCGGATTTGAAAGGGCATGAGCGCGCCAAACTCGCGCGCGCTGCCTTTGCCTACCGCGTGCTGAAATATGTAGGCTCCTACTGCGCGGTGCTTATTGGCGTAGATGCGATTAGCTTTTGTGGAGGCGTGGGCGAGAATGCGAAATTTATACGCGGAATGATAGTTGAGCACTTGGAGTTTTTAGGCATTAAGCTTGATGTGGAGGCAAATAACATCTGCGGGCAAGAGGTGGTCATCTCAACGCCAGATTCTAAAGTCAAAGTCTGCGTCGTGCCTACAAACGAGGAGCTAGTCATCGCCCGCGACACAGCGACTATCGTATTACAGCTTTAA
- a CDS encoding isochorismatase family protein: MQYIQSSAQTYHVNNGLLIPQETLFVCVDIQTKLLGAMSYKERVLKNARTLLQGAKILNIPILITEQYPKGLGSTDESLGFKEFLIANNHSSDSNHNSPSQNLESSLNPNANSLDSRTNLDSRNLDSQAPNPQISNLKNPRATHLEIPQCTLMEKTSFSIFGDKSIADFIRQSKRTTLVFFGIETHVCVLQSVWHSVTLGLDVWVAEDALSSRNSDNHDNAIWLMRQKGAKITNTESILFGAMKDSKHPSFKAISALIK, translated from the coding sequence ATGCAATACATACAATCAAGTGCGCAAACTTATCATGTTAATAATGGGCTTTTAATCCCGCAAGAGACGCTTTTTGTGTGTGTGGATATACAAACAAAGCTCTTAGGCGCGATGAGCTACAAAGAGCGAGTCTTAAAAAATGCCCGCACACTTTTACAAGGCGCAAAAATACTCAATATCCCTATACTCATCACAGAACAATACCCCAAAGGGCTTGGCTCAACAGATGAATCTTTGGGTTTTAAAGAATTTCTCATCGCAAATAATCATAGCAGTGATAGCAATCATAATAGCCCTAGTCAGAATCTAGAATCTAGCCTAAATCCAAACGCCAACTCTTTAGATTCTCGCACTAATTTAGATTCTCGAAATTTAGATTCTCAAGCCCCAAATCCTCAAATATCAAATCTCAAAAATCCTCGCGCCACACATCTTGAGATCCCGCAATGCACACTTATGGAAAAAACATCATTTAGCATTTTTGGTGATAAGTCTATCGCTGATTTTATCAGACAATCCAAACGCACAACGCTTGTATTTTTTGGCATAGAAACGCATGTCTGCGTGCTTCAAAGCGTGTGGCATAGCGTTACTCTTGGGCTTGATGTGTGGGTAGCAGAAGATGCGTTAAGTTCAAGAAATAGCGACAATCACGACAATGCGATTTGGCTTATGCGCCAAAAGGGTGCCAAAATCACCAACACAGAATCTATTTTGTTTGGAGCAATGAAAGATTCCAAACACCCTAGTTTCAAAGCCATAAGCGCACTTATTAAGTGA
- a CDS encoding cytochrome-c peroxidase, whose translation MKKINAVLGVSALCVSLYAQTPAELIKKAKDSGLQPLPSGKELKDYQMQKIKEGKIAEGYAAKLTPAQIELGKKLYFDPRISKSNLISCNTCHNLGLAGVDLVPAAIGDRWQPNPSHLNSPTVYNSMFNDVQFWDGRSHDLGDQAKGPMENPVEMANKAANIVERITSIPAYVDEFKAAYGNNVKIDFKLIADTIALFEMTLNTPSRYDDFLNGNAKALSKEEQEGLNVFIDSGCTACHTGINLGGSMQAFAVVKPYKFAQVGGFKGDANGMVKVPTLRNVMETMPYFHNGQYWDIKDAIKEMGDIQLGQEISDKDAQKMETFFKALTGKYPTITYPILPASTNKTPKPVL comes from the coding sequence ATGAAAAAGATAAATGCAGTATTGGGGGTAAGTGCTTTATGTGTAAGCTTATATGCACAAACTCCAGCAGAGCTTATCAAAAAAGCCAAAGATTCTGGATTGCAGCCACTTCCAAGCGGAAAAGAACTCAAAGACTATCAAATGCAAAAAATCAAAGAAGGCAAAATTGCAGAAGGGTATGCAGCCAAACTCACGCCTGCTCAAATTGAATTAGGTAAAAAGCTTTACTTTGATCCTAGAATCTCCAAATCAAATCTTATCTCTTGTAACACATGCCACAATCTCGGACTTGCAGGGGTGGATTTGGTGCCAGCGGCAATCGGCGATAGATGGCAACCAAACCCAAGTCATTTGAACTCTCCAACTGTGTATAACTCTATGTTTAATGATGTGCAGTTTTGGGACGGACGCTCTCATGACTTAGGAGATCAAGCCAAAGGACCTATGGAAAACCCTGTGGAAATGGCAAATAAGGCTGCTAATATCGTTGAGAGAATCACCTCAATTCCTGCATATGTCGATGAATTTAAAGCTGCCTATGGCAATAATGTAAAAATTGACTTCAAACTCATCGCTGATACAATCGCGCTATTTGAAATGACGCTCAATACCCCAAGCCGATATGATGACTTCTTAAATGGCAATGCAAAAGCATTAAGTAAAGAAGAGCAAGAAGGCTTAAATGTGTTTATAGATTCTGGTTGCACCGCTTGCCATACAGGGATAAATCTCGGTGGATCAATGCAGGCATTTGCGGTTGTCAAGCCATATAAATTTGCTCAAGTAGGTGGATTTAAAGGTGATGCAAATGGAATGGTTAAGGTGCCGACATTACGAAATGTTATGGAGACAATGCCATATTTTCATAACGGACAATATTGGGATATAAAAGATGCGATTAAAGAAATGGGTGATATTCAATTAGGGCAAGAAATTAGCGATAAAGATGCTCAAAAAATGGAGACATTCTTTAAGGCACTTACTGGAAAATATCCAACAATCACATATCCAATCCTTCCAGCTAGCACAAATAAAACTCCAAAACCAGTGCTTTAG
- the dnaE gene encoding DNA polymerase III subunit alpha, which translates to MEQNMSYTHLHLHTEYSLLDGANKLDVLAKKVKELGMTSVAMTDHGNMFGAIDFYTKMKKNGIKPIIGIEAYLHNNENLGDKSVKQRYHLCLYAKNQEGYKNLMALSSKAFIHGFYYYPRINKQLLREHKEGLVCSSACLAGEVSWNLNLSERNLKFGAGGYEAAKKAALEYQDIFGEDFYLELMRHGIPEQERIDEQIIQISKETGIKIIATNDAHYPTKDDASFQEIAMCVGMGRTMSEKNRLRHSVKEFYVKSPQEMQKLFADIPEALANTQEIAQKCNLEIDLKNESNPPTPPSFKFTQEYVTKEGLDIKTDEEYFKHKSREGLNERLKNIPAEKYQLYKDRLEYEIDIISKMNFPGYMLIVWDFINYAKQMGIPVGPGRGSAAGSLVAFCLGITNIDPIQYDLLFERFLNPERISMPDIDTDFCQRRRNEIIDYMIQKYGKYNVAQVITFGKMLAKGVIRDVARVLDMPYKEADEFARLIPDKLGITLQGYEKDGAWIDGAWELEPKIQETIQNNELAKKVWEYSLKLEGFNRNAGKHAAALVVDSDNELWNKTPLYASDKTDGMIVTQYSMKYLEAVDLVKFDFLGLKTLTVIDDALKLIKERYGRDIDFLKEDFNNPEVYKILQSGDTLGIFQVESGMFQALNKRLKPTNFEDIIAIIALGRPGPMQSGMVDDFVERKHGLQPITYMFDALEPILKPTYGTIVYQEQVMQIVQVIGGFSLGEADLIRRAMGKKDEKIMADNKLKFANGAQKNGYDRAKAEELWDLIVKFAGYGFNKSHSAAYAMITFETAYLKTYYEHEFMAALLTSESNKIESVAKYIEEVKNLNIEILPPHVNISNQHFGVIDATNSNDAPIKKIVFGLGAIKGAGEEPLRNIIEVRKKDGAFKNLEDFVSRVDFSKLSKRILEPLVKSGSLDNLGYTRASMIANLDKICEIGRNKEKLNNSVGESLFCDAPEELSSNIQLNLEHIPELDQKSLFEYEYECLGIYVSGHPMEEYKDMLKNIKGVAKISQLDDLEVGSNVMIIGKIIDIKKKVSKKSGRLYGVVNIMDLSGNLELNIFEKHLDMLDSIDTGIPIALKGKIEDYNETIGFKLFEILTLEQAKEQKIKLKFKAKNEEKALDSDVESNLESSEIIPIDMKPKELEDSTCPLAIILNTSIQSQQLRKISEYAKNNSGTRELRLVVKENAHEYVFISEFKVSSTIKREFQDFEWQDLVNA; encoded by the coding sequence ATGGAGCAGAATATGAGTTATACACATTTGCATTTACACACAGAATACTCCCTGCTTGATGGAGCAAATAAGCTTGATGTCCTCGCCAAAAAAGTCAAAGAATTAGGTATGACAAGTGTTGCGATGACTGATCATGGCAATATGTTTGGGGCTATTGATTTTTATACCAAAATGAAAAAAAACGGCATAAAGCCAATCATAGGTATCGAAGCGTATTTGCATAATAACGAGAATCTAGGCGATAAATCTGTCAAACAACGATACCACTTGTGCCTCTATGCCAAAAATCAAGAAGGCTACAAAAACCTTATGGCACTAAGCTCCAAAGCCTTCATACATGGATTTTATTATTACCCCCGGATTAACAAACAACTCTTGCGCGAGCATAAAGAAGGCTTAGTGTGCTCTTCGGCTTGTTTGGCGGGCGAAGTCAGCTGGAATCTCAACCTAAGCGAGCGCAATCTCAAATTTGGAGCTGGCGGATATGAAGCTGCCAAAAAAGCTGCTTTAGAATATCAAGATATTTTTGGCGAGGATTTTTACCTTGAGCTTATGCGCCATGGTATCCCCGAGCAAGAGCGAATCGATGAGCAAATCATTCAGATCTCAAAAGAAACGGGCATAAAAATCATCGCAACAAATGACGCACACTACCCCACAAAAGATGACGCGAGCTTTCAAGAAATCGCTATGTGCGTGGGTATGGGTCGGACAATGTCAGAAAAAAATCGCTTGCGCCATAGCGTCAAAGAATTCTATGTCAAATCACCACAAGAGATGCAAAAGCTCTTTGCAGACATTCCTGAAGCATTAGCCAACACCCAAGAAATAGCGCAAAAATGCAACCTTGAAATCGATCTCAAAAATGAGTCCAATCCACCAACCCCACCTTCATTTAAATTCACTCAAGAATACGTCACCAAAGAAGGACTAGATATAAAAACTGATGAGGAGTATTTCAAACACAAATCAAGAGAGGGCTTAAATGAGCGACTCAAAAATATACCCGCAGAAAAATACCAACTCTACAAAGATAGACTTGAATACGAAATAGACATCATCTCAAAAATGAACTTTCCGGGCTATATGCTGATTGTGTGGGATTTTATCAATTATGCCAAGCAAATGGGGATTCCTGTGGGTCCGGGCAGAGGAAGTGCGGCTGGAAGTTTGGTAGCTTTTTGCCTTGGGATCACCAATATCGATCCGATACAATACGATCTGCTGTTTGAGCGGTTTTTGAATCCTGAGCGAATCTCTATGCCTGATATTGATACAGACTTTTGTCAGCGCAGACGAAATGAGATTATTGATTATATGATCCAAAAATATGGCAAATACAATGTCGCACAAGTAATTACCTTTGGTAAAATGCTCGCAAAAGGCGTGATACGCGATGTGGCAAGAGTGCTTGATATGCCTTACAAAGAAGCTGATGAGTTTGCAAGGCTTATTCCTGATAAATTAGGAATCACTCTTCAAGGCTACGAAAAAGATGGCGCATGGATAGATGGCGCGTGGGAGCTTGAGCCCAAAATCCAAGAGACAATCCAAAACAATGAGCTTGCCAAAAAAGTATGGGAGTATTCACTAAAGCTTGAGGGCTTTAATCGCAATGCCGGCAAACACGCAGCTGCACTTGTCGTTGATAGCGATAATGAACTATGGAACAAAACCCCGCTTTATGCAAGCGATAAGACAGATGGAATGATTGTTACGCAATATTCTATGAAATATTTAGAAGCAGTGGATTTGGTGAAGTTTGACTTTTTGGGGCTTAAAACACTCACTGTGATTGATGATGCACTCAAGCTCATCAAAGAGCGATATGGGCGGGATATTGACTTTTTGAAAGAGGATTTTAATAATCCTGAAGTCTATAAAATCCTCCAAAGTGGCGATACACTTGGGATATTCCAAGTAGAATCTGGTATGTTTCAAGCTCTCAATAAACGACTTAAACCCACAAACTTTGAAGATATTATCGCTATCATTGCTCTAGGACGCCCTGGTCCTATGCAGTCTGGAATGGTTGATGATTTTGTAGAGAGAAAGCATGGATTGCAGCCTATCACTTATATGTTTGATGCGCTAGAGCCAATTTTGAAGCCAACTTATGGGACGATTGTGTATCAAGAGCAAGTTATGCAAATCGTGCAAGTTATAGGTGGATTCTCGCTTGGAGAAGCGGATTTAATTCGTCGGGCAATGGGAAAAAAAGATGAAAAAATTATGGCAGATAATAAACTTAAATTTGCCAATGGTGCGCAAAAAAATGGCTATGATAGAGCAAAGGCTGAGGAGCTTTGGGATTTGATTGTGAAGTTTGCAGGCTATGGATTTAACAAATCTCACTCTGCAGCCTATGCGATGATTACATTTGAGACAGCATATCTTAAGACATATTATGAGCATGAGTTTATGGCAGCACTTCTTACAAGCGAGTCAAACAAAATAGAATCTGTCGCAAAATACATCGAAGAAGTCAAAAACTTAAACATCGAGATTCTGCCTCCGCATGTCAATATCTCTAATCAACACTTTGGCGTTATTGACGCGACAAATAGCAACGATGCTCCAATCAAAAAAATCGTATTTGGGCTTGGTGCGATCAAGGGTGCTGGTGAAGAGCCATTGCGCAATATTATCGAAGTAAGAAAAAAAGATGGAGCATTTAAAAATCTAGAGGATTTTGTTTCGCGAGTGGATTTCTCTAAGCTCTCAAAGCGGATTCTCGAGCCATTAGTCAAATCAGGAAGCCTTGATAATTTAGGCTACACGCGCGCGAGTATGATTGCCAATCTTGACAAAATCTGTGAAATCGGACGCAACAAAGAAAAGCTTAATAATTCAGTCGGAGAATCTTTATTTTGCGATGCACCAGAAGAGCTTTCATCAAATATACAACTCAATCTTGAGCATATTCCTGAGCTTGATCAAAAAAGCCTTTTTGAATACGAATACGAATGTCTAGGAATCTATGTCTCCGGACATCCTATGGAAGAATACAAAGATATGCTAAAAAACATAAAAGGAGTCGCCAAAATCTCGCAGCTTGACGACTTAGAGGTGGGCTCAAATGTGATGATTATCGGCAAAATCATAGACATCAAAAAGAAAGTCTCCAAAAAATCCGGCAGACTTTATGGAGTCGTCAATATCATGGATCTCTCTGGCAATCTTGAGCTTAATATTTTTGAGAAACATTTAGATATGCTTGATAGCATTGATACAGGCATTCCTATCGCGCTCAAAGGCAAAATCGAAGACTATAACGAAACCATAGGCTTTAAATTATTTGAAATACTGACTTTAGAGCAAGCCAAAGAGCAAAAAATAAAACTGAAATTTAAAGCCAAAAACGAAGAAAAAGCGTTAGATTCTGATGTGGAATCTAATCTAGAATCTAGCGAAATTATTCCTATTGATATGAAGCCAAAAGAGCTAGAGGATTCAACTTGTCCTCTAGCAATTATTTTAAATACAAGTATCCAATCCCAACAACTCCGCAAAATCTCAGAATACGCCAAAAACAATAGCGGCACAAGAGAGCTTCGACTTGTCGTCAAAGAAAACGCTCATGAATATGTCTTTATTAGCGAGTTTAAAGTCAGTAGCACAATTAAACGTGAGTTTCAAGACTTTGAGTGGCAGGATTTAGTTAATGCATGA
- a CDS encoding thiamine pyrophosphate-dependent enzyme: MVTEVKNLKQFSRSAEKFEGSHLLCPGCAHGIIVREVLNAVNGPIVIGNSTGCLEVSTAVYPHTSWDVPWIHIGFENGSTAVAGAEAMYKALAKKGKFKGEKPKFVAFGGDGSTYDIGFQWISGCFERGHDMTYICLDNEVYANTGGQRSGSTPLGSSTSTTPAGSTSYGKKERKKDILFVMAAHGSPYVAQVAPNKWKDMNKKIKQAIDTQGPTFINAMSACTTEWRFESNRTIDISDLAVDSLAFPLFEIINGRELHITYRPKNIVPIRDYLGAQGRFKHLFKPENEHIIEQFQKEVTERWEHLQRWEEAKL, encoded by the coding sequence ATGGTAACAGAAGTAAAGAATCTTAAACAATTTTCAAGAAGTGCCGAAAAATTTGAAGGCTCTCACCTTCTTTGTCCGGGTTGCGCACATGGTATCATCGTGCGTGAAGTATTAAATGCAGTGAATGGACCCATTGTCATCGGCAATTCTACGGGTTGTTTGGAAGTTTCTACTGCGGTGTATCCTCATACAAGCTGGGATGTGCCTTGGATTCACATAGGGTTTGAAAATGGCTCAACTGCTGTGGCTGGAGCTGAGGCGATGTATAAAGCCCTTGCCAAAAAAGGCAAATTCAAAGGAGAAAAGCCAAAATTCGTGGCATTTGGCGGAGATGGTAGCACTTATGATATTGGGTTTCAGTGGATTAGTGGTTGCTTTGAGCGAGGACATGATATGACTTATATTTGTCTTGATAATGAAGTATATGCCAATACCGGTGGGCAGAGAAGTGGATCTACGCCTCTTGGATCGAGCACTTCTACGACGCCAGCAGGAAGCACAAGCTATGGCAAAAAAGAGCGCAAAAAAGATATACTTTTTGTGATGGCAGCGCATGGAAGCCCCTATGTCGCGCAAGTCGCTCCAAACAAATGGAAAGATATGAATAAAAAAATCAAGCAGGCTATTGATACGCAAGGACCGACTTTTATCAACGCGATGAGCGCATGCACAACAGAATGGAGATTTGAATCTAATCGCACGATTGATATTTCAGATTTAGCGGTTGATAGTTTGGCGTTTCCATTGTTTGAGATCATCAATGGACGCGAGCTTCACATCACATACCGACCAAAAAATATCGTTCCTATTCGTGATTATTTGGGCGCACAAGGAAGATTTAAGCATCTCTTTAAGCCAGAAAACGAACATATCATTGAGCAGTTTCAAAAAGAAGTTACAGAACGTTGGGAGCATTTGCAACGTTGGGAAGAAGCAAAATTATAA
- a CDS encoding 2-oxoacid:ferredoxin oxidoreductase subunit alpha: MAKQMELDEVVVWDGNTAACQAMRQAQIDVVAAYPITPSTPIVQNYGTFVGNGYIDGEFVLVESEHAAMSACAGAAAAGGRVATATSSQGFALMIEVLYQVSGMRLPIVLNLVNRALASPLNIHGDHSDMYLGRDAGWINLCANNPQDAYDLNLIAFRVAEDMRVRLPVIVNQDGFLCSHTAQNVRPLSDEVAYKFIGEYQSKNALFDFEHPATYGAQAEEEWHYEHKAQQHNALMQSKEVIESVFAEFKALTGREHKIVESYKANDADVIIFALGTTAESAMVAADNIRAQGIKAGVVCLKMFRPFPYTEVALALKNAKAIGIMDKSSPAGAMGALFNEVAAALYQAKDSNHPVLNNYIYGLGERDITQVDLNAIFKELDSNAKAGKLVCPTQQFIGLRGTKMSFY, from the coding sequence ATGGCAAAACAAATGGAACTAGATGAAGTCGTTGTATGGGACGGAAATACCGCTGCATGCCAAGCTATGAGGCAGGCTCAAATTGATGTTGTTGCTGCGTATCCTATCACCCCATCAACGCCTATCGTGCAAAATTATGGGACTTTTGTAGGCAATGGATATATTGATGGTGAGTTTGTGCTTGTAGAATCCGAGCACGCCGCGATGAGTGCGTGTGCTGGAGCGGCTGCTGCAGGCGGTAGAGTCGCGACAGCTACAAGCTCTCAAGGCTTTGCGTTGATGATTGAAGTGCTCTATCAAGTTTCAGGAATGCGCTTGCCTATCGTGCTTAATCTTGTCAATAGGGCTTTGGCTTCTCCGCTTAATATCCATGGCGATCATTCTGATATGTATTTGGGGCGCGATGCTGGGTGGATCAATTTATGTGCGAATAACCCACAAGATGCGTATGATTTAAATCTCATTGCTTTTAGGGTGGCTGAAGATATGCGAGTGCGATTACCCGTGATTGTAAATCAAGATGGGTTTTTGTGCTCTCATACCGCTCAAAATGTCCGACCATTGAGCGATGAGGTTGCGTATAAATTCATCGGAGAATACCAAAGCAAAAATGCGCTTTTTGATTTTGAGCACCCCGCTACTTATGGTGCGCAAGCAGAGGAAGAGTGGCATTATGAGCATAAAGCACAGCAGCATAATGCACTTATGCAATCAAAAGAAGTGATTGAGAGTGTGTTTGCGGAGTTTAAAGCACTTACAGGCAGAGAGCACAAAATCGTTGAAAGCTATAAGGCTAATGATGCTGATGTGATTATTTTTGCACTTGGCACGACAGCAGAATCTGCAATGGTCGCAGCCGACAATATACGCGCTCAAGGGATTAAGGCGGGCGTTGTGTGCTTAAAAATGTTTCGACCTTTTCCATATACAGAAGTCGCCCTCGCACTCAAAAACGCCAAAGCCATTGGCATTATGGATAAAAGCTCGCCCGCAGGCGCGATGGGAGCGTTATTTAATGAGGTTGCAGCGGCATTGTATCAAGCAAAAGATTCAAATCACCCAGTGCTTAATAATTATATTTATGGGCTAGGCGAGCGCGATATTACTCAAGTTGATCTTAATGCTATTTTCAAAGAGCTAGATAGTAATGCAAAAGCAGGCAAATTAGTATGTCCGACACAGCAGTTCATTGGCTTGCGCGGGACAAAAATGAGTTTTTATTAA
- a CDS encoding 4Fe-4S dicluster domain-containing protein — protein MKGWNELEIGSVLFPFQKDGLEVLQQHNNERDYTDESSFKMSVAHWRIDKPVHNSSICINCFNCWVYCPDGAIMARDDKLNGVDYAHCKGCGVCVDVCPTNPKSLLMFNTHEENASALEKWPAKEEKKKREE, from the coding sequence ATGAAAGGTTGGAATGAATTAGAAATTGGTTCGGTGCTTTTTCCATTTCAAAAAGATGGATTAGAGGTATTACAGCAGCACAATAACGAGCGTGATTACACAGATGAGAGTTCGTTTAAAATGAGTGTCGCGCATTGGCGGATTGATAAGCCTGTGCATAATAGCTCAATTTGTATTAATTGTTTTAATTGCTGGGTGTATTGCCCAGATGGTGCGATTATGGCAAGAGATGATAAGCTTAATGGCGTTGATTACGCACATTGTAAAGGGTGTGGAGTATGTGTAGATGTCTGCCCTACAAATCCAAAATCTTTATTGATGTTTAATACCCATGAAGAAAATGCGAGTGCCTTAGAGAAATGGCCAGCCAAAGAAGAAAAGAAAAAAAGAGAGGAGTAA